In the genome of Parasteatoda tepidariorum isolate YZ-2023 chromosome 10, CAS_Ptep_4.0, whole genome shotgun sequence, the window GCGCTTGAAGacataaatacaagaaaaagtagctcgattgtggtaaattttaaatatcatgagtTGCCTTGAGCAGCAGCATTATGCCAGATAGAATTGAATACAGTTAATCATTAATTTGATTGGGTGAATTGCTAAATACGTgctttgcttaatctaataacttaAAACCAGTGAGAAGGGCAACAAATAAAGATTGCCCATTTAATATTGAAACTTCCATTTAATGgcaatttcaaacaaattatatgtaaaatatcttACGTTGTTTGACAACTCTGTCTCTGTGAGCGATGCAAGCACAGGCCttcaattttaaagaaggaTCAGTGATGTGTGTACCATCAGGTCTCCAACACATGCAGAAAGGTGATCCCTCGAAACACTGAAGGGAATCGTATTCACCATTCTCAGTACATTTGGGAACCAACTTGACTTTAGAATCGGATTTGAGTTCTCGTTCACGATGCTCTTCACAGTCAGTGGCTGCAACAGCAGCGGAAAGACAGAAAGCTCCCAAAACTAAAGCTGAAACGATGAATTTCATGTTGGTATCTGTAAATATTGGTATATATTAGTATTCTTACTTTTTCTATAAACAAAGATATAATAACAGCATCATATATATGCATGTTATGTTACCCTGGGGAAAAAAGtgtggtcaaaattaccagagcatgataaaattatccatgtttctggctttatgggTACTCCAAAATGCAAAGTAgtttttaccaaagcactttggtacaggttttttgtaaaattggcagcaaaatattgttttataaagcaTGATCAAATTTGGTGaatgtggtaattttaattttatcaggatAACTTTGAACATGACATGAAAACTacttattctgttaaatttacttttctgcaatttttttaaatgtgatgtAATTAGAACTATAATATAGTAAACCAGAATTTaaggtaaactgttaccatcTGAACCAAAAATGTACCAAATTAAaggtttaaatatcatatacttttgtttttgcttccaaaattatgatttttgtttttgtttccagaattatgatttttgtttttagagaTGTCATTACCAAAtagttaagtaattttaaaaaaaaaatttttgtatatcaATAAATCactaaacgttttttttaatattattgtNaaaaaaaaaaaaaaaacattaattttttaaaaatgcatctttcttaattttgctagttttgaccatactttttgtgAATCTAtgagttttgtaaaatttgtcaGTCAATCTATGAATCGATGAGTCAGTGAATCTATGAGTGAGTTTCAGTGAATCTAtgagttttgtaaaatttagtaaataattttattttatttactgcaagttctgtaat includes:
- the LOC107450319 gene encoding U20-hexatoxin-Hi1a-like, encoding MKFIVSALVLGAFCLSAAVAATDCEEHRERELKSDSKVKLVPKCTENGEYDSLQCFEGSPFCMCWRPDGTHITDPSLKLKACACIAHRDRVVKQHLIGNYRPQCEEDGTYSRTQCHGGMGYCWCVDEHGNKLPHQNLNDC